Part of the Prunus dulcis chromosome 8, ALMONDv2, whole genome shotgun sequence genome is shown below.
ATCCAAAACTTCTAGTCGATAGAACTATGAATTCCCAGTTTATAGGAATAAGGGAACGAGAGGAattttaagacaattagagaaacaaaatgaagaagcTAAGGAACTGCTTTGAGTTCTGCCTGTTTTAATTCATTCGACTACAATGGTTTATATACAAGCCTGAATGCCTAGaatagaaaactaaaaataataaatgaatttaaaccACAAATGTTAAATGGGTTAAATTCCTTAGATAAttcaaaccattaatttttaaatggtTGAGAACCATTTCTTCTTAAACCATTCGAGTCGAATGGTTGATAAATGATGTAatgtaaataatatttattatttaattatcttgAAAAGATCCACCTGGATCATTAAATAGTCTCGTTCATAATTTGAAGCAGCTCAGGCCGTTCAGCCATGCTTTCTATTTTCTTACTTAGTTTCTGCGTCTGGAAGctcttttgattttcaaaagTCAACTGGAGTTATCCAGTGATGATTCCTCAGAACCTGGAATTTATAATGTAAAAATATGGAAAACTTTGATTACAAGTGATGATTCCTCCATGGAGGGCCTAAGCAAAGTGAGAATCCACATAACCATTTTCATTCACTTTGCTCATTTTGTTCTCTGCTTTGCTAAATTATTTGGAAATGAAGTTGGCagggttttcattttctccctGATTTCACCTTGCCTCTGCCGTGCATTGTTACTGATGTTATTTATTGGGTAGGAAActctcaaaataaaattgagcATTAGATCCTGATTAGTGCTTCTTAAGGCATTACATAATCAAATAGCAAACACACTCACGAATCAAATTACATAAGATTCCATAGTCTCAAAGCAAAACTCACTAATGATCAAATGGCTTCAAATAAAACTTGAGATAGTgatggaaaataattaaaatttgtaGCTCACACAAGGAAGCAAGGGTTCTTCTACGCGCAACAGGGTAAAATCTTTCCGTCTCGGACTAGATTCTGCATGgcaaacaacaaaagcaaaatgatAATCAAATAGAATTTCAATACAAAAATCTTGTGCTATCAAAACTAACTATTGCAGACTAGTATTTAGTCCGTGGACAAAAAATACATGGCCTTAACAAACTTTTGGATGACAAGACAACAGTTCGttctaaaatagtttataTGATGCAAGATTAGGGAACTCTAggcatataaaaaaaaaacgaaaaagggaaaataaggagacagccaaaaaaaaaaaactttacaTACCTCCTTCCAAAACAACTAGGACAAGCTTTCACGACGCATCCCCAGTGACGTTTTGTAAATATGGTAGATCTCAGGGATGTGTTGTACCTTTTCACGATCCAAACCTCCTTCTCGTATGGAATCCGTAAGTTCCTTTGATACAAGTTGCAATGCCAATTCTTTTAGTTTAGTGAGGTATTGAAGACCCTGTGGCGTTGTGTTTAGTTCTGGGCATCTACTAAGCCTTAAGCGTTGGAGATCTGACATTACCCCTTTTTCTATAGTTATCTTGTTCAATAAGGGGCAATTATACAAACTCAAATTCTTAAGCTTTACAAAGCCTCTGCTGAAACATAACTCTCTGCCAGCATATGCATTACTAAGTACAAGAGATCCCAGATTGGGCACTGCTTCAATGTAAGGTAGTAAATCTTCTTCAATTCTAGACCAATGCAGATACAATTGTGTGAGGCTCTGGAGTGAAACAAACCAACGTGGCACAATTGCCAATTTGCCAACCAAAATAACTGTTCGAAGATGGGAAGGAGGTGAGCACAGTGTGTTTGTTTGAAGAACTTCCTCTTCATCGCTTGTCATTAGAAACAAGTAGTGAAGTTGCTTCATCTTTTGAATTGAAGCACATAGGTCCATCTCGTCTCTTTCTTTTACATTCATAATTCCAATCCTTCTAAGTTGGGTCATATTACCAACAAGTCTGACAATGTTTCCTTGTAATTCAACACACGCCAAAACTTGCAATTTCTTCAACATACATATATTTGATGGTGATCTTGTCCCATTCACAAATCTGAAGCCCTTACGCCCTTCTTTATTGTAACGATACATAATTAGATGACGCAAGTTTTGCAACTTGGCAATTCCACTTGGAAGTACCTCTATCTTTGAGTCCCTGATATCCAAAGTTTGAAGGTTGCAGAGCTTTCCAATGGATTCAGGAAGCTTCTTAACTGGAGTTCCCCTTAAATTTAAGTATCTTAAATTGAATAAGTACTCAAGTTCTTTTGGCAGTATATCAATTGGAACATATTGCAAATCTAGCACCCTCAACAATTTGCATCCGGAAGGCAATGTATTCGAGGAAGAGGATGAGGACACGTCACTAACAAACATAAGAAAAGAACGAAGTTGTGCCATACCAGTGCCTAGTTTAATTTCTCCTCCAGTGGTTTGAGTTGACAAGCGGCGCACTTGACCTTCATCCATAACTTCTTTTCCATCATATACAGCAccaaacttttctttttctgatttagACAGAGCAAGCTCCAGCATAAGGTCGTGCATCTTACATGCTTTTGGCCTTCCACTTTCATTCCTCTGAACAACCTGTAGCATGCTGCGTAAAATGAGCTGCATAAGATAGCTCTCAGCAACTTCTTCTGGTGTGGCGCCTTTTCCATCCTGAACAAACCCTTCAGCTATCCACAACCTAATGAGCCTTTTTCTTCGAATCGAATAGTCTTCTGGGAAAAGGGAACAGTACAGAAAACAGTGCTTCAATGGGTATGGTAAATCATCAAAACTAAGCAACAAGATGCTCTTCACTGGCTCTAGCAACGGATGGTTAGTTAAATGCAAGTTTAAGCTGTTGTAGACTTGCTTCCACTCGAATGGCTTCTTGGAGGACATCAGACCACCTAAAGCCACGACTGCCAGAGGTAGGCCTTCACACTTTTCTACAAGTTCCTCAGCCAATGACTCAAGATCTAGTGGACAACATTTATTCTGGTAAGCTGAGAATGCTTTGCTGCTGAATAGCTCCCAAGCCTCATTCTTTTCGAGGGGTTGAATGTGGTGAATATGACTTTGTACTCCAAAACAATAGGATGCTACGTCTTCTCTTCGAGTAGTAAGCATGATTCGACTTCCAAACTGTGTATTTGGGAGTGCAATCCTAATTTCTTTCCAAAGTTTGATATCCCACACATCATCCAATACAACCATGTACCTTTTAGACTCCAAGTAATTGACCAGCACCTGTAGCAATTCTCTATATGTCATGGAATTCATGTCTGCAGGGACCTTTTCCATCCTTGCTTCGTGGAATTCCTTAATCAAGCTTCTAAACAAGTCGTCAATCACGTAAGTTTGTGAAACAGTTAGCCAAGCACAACAGTGGAATTTTTTCTTGACCCTTTCGTCGTTGAAGGTCTTGGCAACTAAAGTCGTCTTCCCTGATCCGCCCATCCCCACCACAGAGATAACCGTTTGCTGTTGCTCTCCATTCATCAACCAATTCATCAATAgttgcttctttctttcaatcCCCACGAGCTCATCTTCCTtaataaaaagagaagattCTGCTTGGTTCCGCATCCATTTGCCAAAATCATCACAAGTACTACTTGTTCCTTCTAATCCACCGACACCATATCTCTGATTCCTCTCCGGAATGGCTTTAATCATTCTTGAGATTTTCCGCAACTTCTTTGACATTTGACGTCTGAACCAAACATTCTGCGGAATGCGAATAGTATGGTGGAGCCACCTTGCAAATCGGCCCTTATGACATCCTTGCTCATACATGTGATACATGAACTCGTCAATGATGTCTTCAACATCATAGGCCATGCCTCTGACGCTTGCAACCCATGTCTCCCCACCTTCGGTGAGTGCCTTCTTGCCCTCAAAATCATTTAGGAAGGCCTTCATGCTTACAAGCTCCTGCTTGATGTCATCAATTTCATCACGAACACCGGCTATGGAGGATGCTTCGTTCTCAAAAATGGTCACAATTTTGCCAATCAAGAGGTCTGTTGGCAAGGCCATAACTGGCCTTGTATCCAAACTAGTTACTCACAATGGTAGAACGAATTTGAGTACTGGTAAGGTTGAAAGATGAGCCAAATGAATCAAATGACGATTTCAGTTGGCAGTGGAAGCTCCTCCAATGTGCAAGAAATTTCAACGATTTAAAATTGTATCAGTGGAATGGAAGctccctctctctgtctctctctctctcttttttcatatttgtttttcttcctctctccaCTCCATCTCTCAAATTCTCACGTGATCAGTGGGAATTGTCATGTGAGACTACCAtactattttataatttcttgaaGAAGAGAACAAAGAGGTCCGATTCAAGATGGGACAACCacccattaaaaaaatcagCTGTAAACATGAAAGCAAGAGCTAATTgagaaaaaagtaaatttcttgcattattatttattactACCCGTTTGGACCAAAGAAATTTTCCTAAAGGTGAACGTGATTTACGGAGAGAgctcaaaacaaaaagggccaaaataattgaaactTGCGTCACGTACATTATTACAACAAATGAACTgcttcccttttcttttgattttacttgaaaatattatcttttgGATTGTATATAGGGGAAAGCAAAACTTTAGATCAAATAAACAAATCTGACGCAACTTCTGTATTGAGATATAATTTCCCCTGTCCACGCTGAAGGCTACACAGGAATGGAATATGTGTGCGTCCAATCAAGCCGTCCAGCTCACCTAAAAATATAAGACTTCTTTAATAAAGATCTTTAGATTAATCTATTATATTTACCTCATTTTCTAAAAGTAAGAATTCTCACTTTTATGCTGATCAGCTGAGAttctctttttgtgtttttgttgaattattttatatatatgtcaaattttaatttgcgAATGCCTCCTTCCAAGAAAGAGCAAAGCAGTGGGTAGCCAAAAAGAAATAGCGAAGCAGTGTCCCACATATAATTAACCTTTTAAATTGTTAAAAACAATAGcgaagcagagagagagagagagagagagagagagagagagagtttgccCTATATGTGAAGCCTTCGTATCTCTCCTCTCTTGCCCTGCTGCTAGGCACCCAgcttaataaaaaaaaaaaaaaagttgaacatGGAGATGGGGTTGAAAGATGAGCCAAAAGACTAGTCTTCTTTTCAAGCTTCTCGTTAATTAAAGCCCAACACTTTCTTCTGTAATTGCACTGTTTAATATTGTATTTTGAGTCGAATTCAAAGTTTCATaagacttgaaaaaaaaaaaaaaaaaaaagtttcaaaagGCAGCTTTTCAAAATCATATTATTttccataaaaaaaactattcgATGCTGCTGCTACTTCCCACCTACAACCCGTGCTCAGtagcttttttttcttggtaagtttcattaaaattaaaatcaagatAAGTTTCATCAATAAGAAACAGATCATTACAAATAATGGTCAATGTTAAACAATTCCTACTGCTTTTACTGCTAAAaagtttttatctttaattttaattttatcatcAAGAGGGAGTTGTATATTGACTACACTACATGGATGGATTCATGATTTCAAATTAAAGTGAGCTAGATTTATCTTACGTAAAAGCCTTGAAGGGAGGAACATAATCAATGGAGGGTGTGCAcaaatttccaattgttttaaaaacacaaaacctgTAAGAGCATGTACAGCACTGAGGGGTTGGCCCGGGCAAAAGGCCAAAATCAGCCCAAGTCCAGCTCCAGCGCAGCCAAAGCAGTCCGGGCAAGCTGCGGGTCCCACGAGCTcgggcaggcccaagggcGAAAATCGACTGGGCTCGAGCCCGAGTTCAGGTGACGTCAGCAcagtaaattcaaatttttttatcgTTGGCGCGTGTAATACACGCGCcaaaggtaaaaaaaatttgacttccGTGCACCACCAACGGTAACCTGCCACGTGTTGGCACCGGGTGGCTccgattggatttttttcagaaattctATCCTAAAAAATCCGAAAAAATtccgaaattttttttaaaaaaataccaaaaatgtatgtattttttccctataaatacctaaccattttatctactttcaacaccaaatcttcatacaatttcttcttcatacaatattttctactatccactcacataattcattttccacaccaaatctccatacaaactcatctccttccaatattttttactctctactcatattttccactttccacaccaattccatacaaactcttctccttccaatattttttactatccactcacatttttgtactactttccatttgtagaaaataaacaaatggcatcttctgtcgaaatcggaggctcgtggtcaacccaggaagatattgcgttgtgcgagtcttgggtgaacattagtcatgaccctatcacgggcaatgagatgaagttccatcatatgtggagcaaaattcatggagaattttgtcaaagatcgggttccattcggacctaaatggctttgtctagtagatggaaaattctaaacaaagagttagggaaatggagaaatgccttgacaaaagcaaaggagaaCATTCGGAGCGGTGCGAATCTTTCCGATGAggtaatatatttttaattgccattttaatcaatttaatattactcatattttttgttgcacaatgtttattttatttttgcatttcctaattggctttatttatttacataatcaattttattcttgcatttcaaaatagtttataatttcatacataatctttatttttgtttttgcattttcaatttgtctatatttatttacataatcaattttattcttgcatttcaaaatagtttataacgAGCAATGGTGCCCGCGCGATGCTGCGGGTTTTGAAATCATGTGAAATACGTATAAAGTAGTAAAAATATGCAGGGAAAATggtaatatttatataaacatgGTGATGTAAATAGTGGTATCATGCTTAGTTTAGCAAGGTTaagttacaaaaaataaactaataacATGTTTTATGTGCTACTTgttatgtgaaaatattgggcatattttaatagatcAAGCAGTtataaaaacatcaaaatatgGGCAACCTTTAGTTGCTCATTGTTCAAAAGAGTTTGGGCAggtgtttatatatatggtaCTGGGTGGTGGAAGGGGATCTAGGTCTTGCTAGCTCTGCTGTACAGGTGGCTTACATTCTTTCTACTCCTCTGTAGAGGTTTTGACTATGTTGgcataaatttggaaaatggcAGGCGTTAGTGTATATAAGTGTatataaatggaaaattttgggtgaGAGCAATAACTATTATGACATaattaagttaaaaaaatacaatgtccCTACTTATAGGCCAAGTCTAAGAAACTCCTCTTATTTCAAATTAAGTTTGTGACTTATTAGTTGCTCACAAAGTTCCATCTCATACATGCTCCAAGATTCggcaacaaaaagaacaatgAACAAATAACTAAGGATTTCTAAAAGTGACCAATGCAGTCACATACCTCATCATCTTGCTTCCCATGAGGTTCACCCCCAGCAAGGGATTCCTCTTCATGGTGATCCATCTCCCTACTTGTATTGACTGACAGAAACCTACATAACAGGGCATTGCATGGTTAATTAACACCCAAAACACCCAAGAAAAAGACCATATATTGTGAAgaacttattattattattttcaaaaaaaccTTGAAAAACCTAACAGAActgcaataaaataaatccaGATCAccaaatttctttatttaactTCCAAACCACCGTAATCTCATCGGTGCAAAATTTCACTTCAGTTTCACCTTGAACGTCCTTATTGATCAGACTGTCAAACCATCTGGTAGCTACATCAATATGAGAACCCTGCAATCGATGCTCAAATAATAAGATTAAATATGTCTGTAAACTACTCAGGAAGCTTCAGCAAACTTTGTTGCACAGTTTCAAACTTAATATCAGTATCAtacctcttcttcctcctcataATCAGTTTCTTCCGcttcttcttgcttcttcttGCTCCTCATTATCATCAATGCTCAATGTCTCTGGACCAGATAAAGCTTGCAGCTTACTTTCGTCACTGTCTTTTGTAGCCTGAATTAAAGCATCCATCAAATCTGGCTCCACTTCTCGCAGCATTTTTCCTTTACACAAATTGAATGCACTTTGGTAAGATAAGATCACAGAACGTATAGATGCAAGAAATGATTGGCTTAAACAGATTCAAGTTTTCTGTTACTGACATTTGACTTGACTTGTTCATGACTAACAGTTGCCAATTTGaaactcaaaaagaaaaaagcaccGCTCAAACATAACAACATAGGAGTTGCCAATTTGCTACTCTGACAATCTCTTTGTTTTTACAACCATACCAACCATAAAGACCAATGCCTTTAAAAAAGCACAATAATTATGCTACTTTGCCAAACCCCTTAATTCCAGCCACGGATCTTTCTAGGGTACTTGTAAATTGTACAGAAAGGGATCATATCATATATGAAAGGAttccaagaaataaaaacagagtGGCAGACATAGAGTTAGATTTGAAAGTAAAATCTTCCACAACTGGTAGTTTATGTGAAActtattttgttcttcaaaaacCCTAAGACTTCTAATTATTTCAAAGATTAACTTCTTGATGACATTTATTAAGCTAGTTATCACTTGGTTTGCTATTTTTATTCTCCAATTTCATTTGCTATATGATTCCATATTTCATCTCCTTCAATTAAATCGCGTTCGGATTAAGAGTTCAATTCAAGAGACATAAACTTTTTCAAGAAACCTGCAGCTATGATCATATACATACCAAGATATCGAGTTTCCCAAACTGGGTTTTGATGAAGTCTGCCAAAGAAGCAACAGTAGCAGGGTTAGCCACATCAAGTTGATGAAAAACCACTTGACCTGAGAGGCCAGACTCTTTGAGTTTCTCAGCAGCTTCAAGACCCCTTTTCTCATCTCTGGCAGTTAAAACTACAGTGAATCCATTTGAGGCCAATTGCCTCACAGTTTCCAATCCTATGCCTTTGTTTGCCCCAGTAACAACCGCATaccttgaaaaacaaaaacaccaaaTTCATAACACAAAAATGGTAAGCAGAAACAATTAGAGCAGAAAGGACTCTAAAGTGCTACCTCTTTGTTGCTTCTGCCATTGATATATTCGAA
Proteins encoded:
- the LOC117636862 gene encoding disease resistance protein RPM1-like; its protein translation is MALPTDLLIGKIVTIFENEASSIAGVRDEIDDIKQELVSMKAFLNDFEGKKALTEGGETWVASVRGMAYDVEDIIDEFMYHMYEQGCHKGRFARWLHHTIRIPQNVWFRRQMSKKLRKISRMIKAIPERNQRYGVGGLEGTSSTCDDFGKWMRNQAESSLFIKEDELVGIERKKQLLMNWLMNGEQQQTVISVVGMGGSGKTTLVAKTFNDERVKKKFHCCAWLTVSQTYVIDDLFRSLIKEFHEARMEKVPADMNSMTYRELLQVLVNYLESKRYMVVLDDVWDIKLWKEIRIALPNTQFGSRIMLTTRREDVASYCFGVQSHIHHIQPLEKNEAWELFSSKAFSAYQNKCCPLDLESLAEELVEKCEGLPLAVVALGGLMSSKKPFEWKQVYNSLNLHLTNHPLLEPVKSILLLSFDDLPYPLKHCFLYCSLFPEDYSIRRKRLIRLWIAEGFVQDGKGATPEEVAESYLMQLILRSMLQVVQRNESGRPKACKMHDLMLELALSKSEKEKFGAVYDGKEVMDEGQVRRLSTQTTGGEIKLGTGMAQLRSFLMFVSDVSSSSSSNTLPSGCKLLRVLDLQYVPIDILPKELEYLFNLRYLNLRGTPVKKLPESIGKLCNLQTLDIRDSKIEVLPSGIAKLQNLRHLIMYRYNKEGRKGFRFVNGTRSPSNICMLKKLQVLACVELQGNIVRLVGNMTQLRRIGIMNVKERDEMDLCASIQKMKQLHYLFLMTSDEEEVLQTNTLCSPPSHLRTVILVGKLAIVPRWFVSLQSLTQLYLHWSRIEEDLLPYIEAVPNLGSLVLSNAYAGRELCFSRGFVKLKNLSLYNCPLLNKITIEKGVMSDLQRLRLSRCPELNTTPQGLQYLTKLKELALQLVSKELTDSIREGGLDREKVQHIPEIYHIYKTSLGMRRESLS
- the LOC117636863 gene encoding uncharacterized protein LOC117636863, encoding MRSKKKQEEAEETDYEEEEEGSHIDVATRWFDSLINKDVQGETEVKFCTDEITVVWKLNKEIWFLSVNTSREMDHHEEESLAGGEPHGKQDDEVCDCIGHF
- the LOC117637824 gene encoding (+)-neomenthol dehydrogenase-like, with protein sequence MAEATKRYAVVTGANKGIGLETVRQLASNGFTVVLTARDEKRGLEAAEKLKESGLSGQVVFHQLDVANPATVASLADFIKTQFGKLDILEKCCEKWSQI